From Musa acuminata AAA Group cultivar baxijiao chromosome BXJ3-8, Cavendish_Baxijiao_AAA, whole genome shotgun sequence, one genomic window encodes:
- the LOC135644038 gene encoding homeobox protein knotted-1-like 1, which translates to MEDLYSIHPGILRGGDTPAVGSASSCQGSSDASEVTGSSGGVSDLTDLIKAQIANHPRYPTLLSAYIECRKVGAPPEVATLLEEIGKESYSSVGGGEIGADPELDEFMESYCHVLVRYKEELLKPFDEAASFLNHIEMQLTDLCKGPSTAPTASAATGNSPSEEVIGSSDEELSCGDLETLEGQECGSRMADHELKQMLLTKYSGYLSNLRKEFLKKRKKGKLPKDARLTLLDWWNSHCRWPYPTEEEKAKLAEKTGLNQKQINNWFINQRKRHWKPSEDMRFALMEEVSGGSSRTMLYFDSGTIGP; encoded by the exons ATGGAAGATTTGTATAGCATACATCCCGGGATCCTGCGGGGAGGAGACACGCCGGCCGTAGGGTCGGCGTCCAGCTGCCAAGGGAGCAGCGACGCCTCGGAGGTGaccggaagcagcggcggcgtgtCGGATCTGACGGATCTGATTAAAGCTCAGATAGCTAACCATCCTCGATATCCGACTCTTCTATCCGCCTACATCGAGTGCCGAAAG GTGGGGGCGCCGCCGGAGGTGGCGACGCTTTTGGAAGAGATCGGGAAGGAGAGTTACTCGAGCGTGGGAGGTGGGGAGATTGGGGCGGATCCGGAGCTCGACGAGTTCATG GAATCATACTGCCATGTCTTGGTCCGCTACAAGGAGGAGCTCTTGAAACCCTTTGACGAGGCTGCGTCGTTTCTCAACCACATCGAGATGCAGCTCACCGATCTATGCAAAGGGCCGTCCACCGCTCCCACAGCCTCCGCTGCCACCGGGAACTCGCCTTCTG AGGAAGTGATTGGATCCTCTGATGAAGAACTTAGTTGCGGGGATTTGGAGACTTTGGAAGGCCAGGAATGTGGTTCACGCATGGCCGACCATGAATTGAAGCAGATGCTGCTGACAAAATACAGTGGCTACCTGAGCAATCTGCGGAAGGAATTcttgaaaaagaggaagaaggggaAGCTACCAAAGGATGCGAGGTTGACATTATTAGACTGGTGGAACAGCCATTGCAGATGGCCATATCCAACA GAAGAGGAGAAGGCAAAGCTAGCCGAGAAGACTGGTCTCAACCAGAAGCAAATCAACAATTGGTTCATAAACCAGAGAAAGAGGCACTGGAAGCCATCGGAGGACATGCGCTTCGCGCTAATGGAGGAAGTGAGTGGTGGATCAAGCAGGACGATGTTGTACTTTGACAGTGGTACAATTGGTCCTTAA
- the LOC135645614 gene encoding cytochrome c oxidase subunit 5C-like has product MAAHKIAHATLKGPSVVKEICIGLTLGLFAGGLWKMYHWNEQRRTRAFYDMLEKGEISVVVAEE; this is encoded by the coding sequence ATGGCTGCTCATAAAATTGCACATGCTACCCTCAAGGGTCCTAGTGTTGTCAAGGAGATCTGCATTGGCCTTACACTGGGATTATTCGCCGGTGGTCTGTGGAAGATGTACCACTGGAATGAGCAGAGGAGAACAAGAGCTTTTTATGACATGCTAGAGAAGGGTGAAATTAGTGTTGTTGTTGCAGAAGAATAA
- the LOC103993328 gene encoding ubiquitin-conjugating enzyme E2 32 — MAEERYNRRNPAVKRILQEVKEMQSNPSDDFMSLPLEENIFEWQFAIRGPQDTEFEGGIYHGRIQLPAEYPLKPPSFMFLTPNGRFETQTKICLSISNYHPEHWQPSWSVRTALVALIAFMSTNPNGALGSLDYKKEVRHELAIKSREAAPRYGNPERQKLIDEIHQYMLSKAPPVPQLPPTPTTEPTDNLVTEDQVTANLDAITAAEDLPNQESDQRAIEDGHEVRVNAAEGPLRVGISAGASLRLPAVEVRELHQRPAARVQKPLDDRFLTWAAIWLVVAILLLLVKKFLKSNSFAGYMGSL; from the exons ATGGCGGAGGAGCGGTACAACCGGAGGAACCCGGCGGTGAAGCGGATCCTCCAGGAGGTGAAGGAGATGCAGTCCAACCCCTCCGACGACTTCATGAGTCTCCCTCTCGAG GAAAATATTTTCGAGTGGCAGTTTGCCATTCGAGGGCCTCAGGATACTGAATTTGAAGGAGGAATCTATCACGGACGGATCCAATTGCCTGCTGAATACCCACTTAAGCCCCCTTCCTTTATGTTTTTGACC CCAAATGGTCGTTTTGAAACACAGACCAAGATCTGCTTAAGCATATCAAATTATCATCCTGAACATTGGCAACCATCATGGAGCG TGCGAACAGCATTAGTTGCCCTAATTGCGTTTATGTCAACTAATCCCAATGGAGCTTTGGGTTCTTTGGATTACAAGAAAGAAGTGAGGCATGAGCTTGCCATCAAGTCCCGTGAAGCAGCTCCTAGATATGGCAACCCAGAGAGACAAAAGTTAATCGATGAG ATTCATCAGTACATGCTGAGTAAAGCTCCCCCTGTGCCTCAACTTCCACCAACTCCAACCACTGAACCTACAGATAATTTGGTAACTGAAGATCAAGTCACTGCTAATTTGGATGCTATTACAGCTGCTGAGGATCTTCCAAACCAGGAATCAGATCAGAGAGCCATAGAAGATGGGCATGAGGTTCGTGTCAATGCAGCTGAAGGGCCACTAAGGGTTGGCATAAGTGCTGGAGCAAGTTTAAGGTTGCCAGCGGTTGAGGTGCGTGAGCTGCACCAGAGGCCTGCTGCTAGAGTTCAGAAGCCCTTGGATGATCGTTTTCTCACTTGGGCTGCCATCTGGTTGGTGGTTGCTATTTTGCTCCTCTTAGTGAAGAAGTTTTTGAAATCTAATTCATTTGCTGGATATATGGGTAGcttgtaa